Sequence from the Thermococcus nautili genome:
CCTCGCTTTCCTCATCGTCCTGCTCGACACCCTCAAGGTCAGGGGGTGGCCGGTGAGGCTGGCCTTCTTAACCGGCGCGGTACTGCCGGGCCTCGTGCTCCTCCTCTCCGACCCGGTGGAGGTCGTGGGCGGCTGGGACAGGAGGGCGGGGATAGAGGTAGCCTTCACGCCCCTCAACGCGCCCTTCCTCGTGGGGGAGGGGGTGCTGTTCCTCTTCGTTGCCCTCTACGCGGTGAGCTACTTCCGGGAGGACGGGAGGTACGCGAAGGTGCTCTCCCTGCTACTCCTGATGCACGCCGGCCTGATGGGGGCGTTCGTGGCGAGGGACCTCTTCAACTTCTACATATACTCCGAGATAGCCTCGGTCTCGGCCTTCGCCCTCGTGGCGCTCCCGGGAAAGGAAGCCCGGAGGGCGGCCTTCAAGTACCTCATAGTCTCCCTGCTCGCGTCGTACCTCTTCGTCTTCGCGGTCGGGATTATCTACATGGAGACGGGCTACCTGAACGTCGCGCTCATAGCCGAGAACGCGGTGGAGAGTAGGGAACTCAGCGTTGCCCTCGGGATAGCCCTCTCCGCCCTGCTCCTCAAGGCCGGAATCTTTCCCCTGCACTCCTGGCTTCCAGATGCCCACTCGATGGCACCGACGCCGGTGAGCGCCATGCTGAGCGGTGCCCTCGTCAAGGCGCCAGCATACGGAATGGTTCTCCTCATCTCCTCCCTGCCTTCAGGTGAAGCCCTTCGAACCGCCCTGCTTGCTGTGGCGGTAGCGTCGTTGTTCTTCGGCGTGGCGATGGCGCTCCTCCAGAAGAACGCCAAGAGGCTGCTGGCGTATCACACGGTCTCCCAGATGGGCTACGTGCTCCTCGGCATAGCGAGCCTCAACTTCCTCGGGGCCGCTTACTACGCCATGGCTCACTCGATTTTCAAAGGGGGCCTTTTCCTCGGCGTTGGCTCCCTCGCGGGCGAGAGGAAGGAGCTGGGAACATTCGGGTACAGGGGGGACCACTTCCTCTCCATCTCGATAATCGCCCTGAGCCTGGCCATCGGCGGGGTTTCACCCCTCGTTGGGGCCTACGGCAAGGGACTGCTGTATGAGAACCTTGACGGGCTGTGGAAGCTCGCGGTTCCAGCTGGGAGCGTTGGGACGCTGGCCTCGTTCACGAAGCTCAACGCTCACCTCGCGGCGAAGCGCGCGGGGAAAATCCCGCTCCGGCTGAAGGTCCCAGTCTTCGGGCTGGCCCTCGCGGCCATCGCGGGCGGCGTTTACCTTAACCCCCATCCGAACCCGAAGGACACCCTCTACCTGGCCCTGGCCGTTGCGCTCTTCCTGCTCCTCAGGAGGGCAGGGCTGTTGGGGATTAAAGGTGCGGAAAAAGGAGGAGAAATCGGGGAGGAGATAAACCGCCTGGTGGCCGGGCTGGTGGCGTTCGTCGTTCTGCTCTCGCTAATCCAGGGGCTTTAGGAGGACCTCCTTGACCTCCGGGAGGGCCTCAAGCTCGCTCCTGAGGTCGTCGAGGCTCTCAACGCCGCTGACGTCCACCACCGCGACGATGCCGGCCAGGCCTATGGCGGAGAGCTCCTCGGACTCGCTGAAGAGGATGTTCACCCCGTGCCTGCCGAAGAGGCCGCTTATCTTCGCCAGAACCCCCGGCCTGTCCTCAACGACCAGCTCGACCTCCGCGAGCCTCTTGCCGGGCAGGGCTATGCGCTCGAGGTGAACCTCCTTAAGGTCGGTGTCTATCTCTACGAGAAAGTATGCCCCCTCCAGGAGGCCCAGCTCGTATGCGTATTCCGTTGGAATCTCAACGACGCCGTTTCGCCGTATCTTAACTATCTCGTAGTGCCTCATGACGAAAGTTTCACGGGAGGGTATTAATCATTTGCCGTGACCGGAAGATTTTTAGCCTGACCTAAGAAAGGATAGAGCATGCAAATCATAGGGTACGTCTTCATAATTATAGCTTTCGCCAGACTTCTTGCCGAGGGCTTTGAGAGACTCGGCTATCCCGGCTTCCTTGGCGAAATTACCGCCGGTATGATTCTAAGCGCAGTTCTCATAAACATGCCACGAGACCAGATGGAACTAATGGCAGAGCTCGGCCTCTTCTTTCTAATGATTTCGGCGGGACTTGAGGTCACTCCCGAAGAGCTTCACTACGCGGGTAGAATAACGGTGCCCCTCTACGCCCTAACGTACTTGGTGATGTTCGCCGTGACACTGCCGTTTACGGGGTGGACGGTTAGCTCGGACAACATTATATCGGCCGCAATACTCTCCACCGCATCCGCCCCTATAGTCGTCAGGCTGAAGCGCTTCTTTGGAGAGGACTTCCTTCACGTAGCCCTTTCTTACGCCGTGATAAGCGAGATAATGGGACTTCTTATAGTCTACATGGTGGTGCGCTTTCACGAGAGTCCTGGACACTACGAGATGATACTGTCCAGCATAATAAAGGACGCCCTCTTCGTGGGGGCAATACTGTACGCCAACTACCTCCTGGGCATAAAGCAGAAGGTCCGCATAATACGCTTCCTCCGCAGGCTCAAGAGCGACGAAGCTGTCTTCGGGCTTTTCATGGTGTTTTCAACTTCCCTTGCCTTCATCAGCGAGGAGATAGGAATGCACTTCAGCATAGGCGGCTTCCTGGCCGGTTTGATGATGCACAGCGACCTGGTCGGGACGAAGCAGTACGACAGGCTGACCACCATAGTGAGCGGCGTCACTTACGGAATCTTCGCCCCGATATTCTTCGCCTGGCGCGGCCTGAACTTCGAGACCGAGCTGTCGTTCGTGGTCATAGAGTTCTTCGTGGCGATATACATCGTTAGACTGGCTCTATCAACAATGGCCGTCAGAAAAACAGACCTGCCGACCAGCATAGTTAGAGGAGCCGGCATTGCCAGTTTCGGAGTTCTCGGTTTGCTCATGGGCGAAATCGGTTTTGTCTCGGGAGTTCTAAGCGAACACATGTACGCTATGTCTTCACTTGCGAGCGTCCTTGGAATCTTTACGTCAGCCACGCTGGGAAGGCTGGTAAATCAGCGCACCTCAAAGAACCCCGGAAGCCTCACCTGACCATGACAACAGATTTAGAAGGGAGATTTAAGGTAAATCCCCTCTCACAGGCTTTCTTTTAGATATAGCGAAACGTTTTTAAGCCGCCCACAGACTAGCGAGTAAGCGAACCGTTGCTTTCGAGTATAATCGCCTAACAGGTGAGAAAAGAAAGGAGGAGGCTGAGATGAGCTGGACGACACCTAAGAGGGCTTTCATAGGAGCGGCCGCCGCAGAGGGCGGAACTAAGTTAAACGCCTTCGACAACGCACTCCTCAAGCTCGGCATAGGGAACGTCAACCTCGTCAAGCTCAGCAGCGTTATCCCGGCACACATCGAGTGGATGGACAAGGTCCACGACGTCCCGATAGGAATGCTTCTGCCGACCGTTTACGCGCACATCGAGAGCGACGAACCGGGGATGACCATCAGCGCGGCCCTTGGAGTTGGGATAAGCAAGAACAACGAGGGTGGCCTAATCTACGAGTACGCCGGCTACTGCACGAAGGAAGAAGCCGAGAGAATCGTGAAGAAAATGGTCGAGGAGGGCTTTGCCAACAGGGGCTGGGAGCTGGCAGAGTTCAAGGTTGCAAGCGCCGAGATAACAGTCAAGGACAAGCCTGCCGCGGCAATAGCGGTCGTCGTCATGTTCCCCTACTGAACCTTTTTCTTTTCAACCAGGGTGAACTCGTTGTCACCTGTTCTCTGAAAGACCATTTCGTAGCGGGCCCTTCCCTTAACCGCCCACACTTCAACCACCGAATCGCCGGTCATCCACAGAACCTCAAACCCGAGCTTTCCAAGGGCCTCGCTCAGCGGGCCCTCAAGCTTTACCCCGGGAATCAGAAGCTTTGGGACTCCCTTGCCCTGGAGGAATCGCCAGAGTGACACGAAGAGGGCCCTTGGACTGCCTTCGTCAGCGGGAAAGACGAAGAAGAGAACACCATCGTCGAGGAAGCGCTCAAGGCGGTAGTCATCAAAAAAGGCAACGTCAAGCTCAACTGTAAGCCCAGGACTCGCGCTAATTTCACCGACTAGATGGGGAATCCCCTCTCCAAATCCGCCAGAGATTTCAGCCCACAAATCCGCTATTTCCTGGGCGAGTTTTCTTCTGAGCTCTGCCTCGGCCATCGCTACTAACTCTCGGAAGGGCCTTAATAACTTTGCCCTGTGAAAACCCATAGGTTTAAAACCCAAACGGTGAGCTAAGCTCAGGTGAGGTTCATGGGCTACAGCGAGGAGGAGAGGGCCTTTATCGAGTGGTATCCGAGGGGCTACGGCGTCGGTTTCAAGGTTAAGGAGAGACTCTTCGAGACGCAGACGAAATACCAGAGGCTCGAGCTCTACCAGACGGAAGGGTTCGGCAAACTGCTCGTCCTCGATGGAACGGTTCAGCTCGTCGAGATAGGCGAGGAGAGCTACCACGAGGTTCTCGTTCACCCGGTCATGCTCGCGCACCCGAATCCAAAGAGGGTGCTCATCATAGGCGGCGGCGACGGCGGGACGCTGAGGGAAGTGCTCAGGCACGAGAGCGTGGAGAAGGCCACGATGGTCGAGATTGACGAGATGGTCGTCGAGGTTTCGAGGATTTACCTCGGCATAGACAGGGGCGCCTTCGACGACCCGAGGGCCGAGCTGATAATCGGCGACGGCGTCAAGTACCTAAAGGAAACTGAGGAGCGCTTCGACGTCATAATCGTGGACTCAACCGACCCTGTTGGTCCAGCGAAGCTCCTGTTCAGCGAGGAATTCTACCGCTCGGCCTACGAGAAGCTCAACGAGAAGGGCCTCTACATCACCCAGGCGGGGAGCGTCTACCTCTTCACCAACGAACTCCTCGACGCCTACAAAGCCATGAAGAAGGTCTTCGACAGGGTCTACTACTTCAGCTTCCCCGTGATAGGCTACGCCTCGCCCTGGAGCTTCCTCGTGGGAGTTAAGGGCGACTTGGACTTCAGGAAGGTGGACGTGAGCAGGGCCCCCGAGAAGCTCTACTACTACGACCCCGAGAGGCACGAGACGCTCTTCCAGATGCCGAAATACGTCAGGGAACTCCTTGAGAAGGAGTGAAGGGCGTGAACTGGAGAAAACCGGCAACGCTACTCCTAACCGTTGCCATAACCGCCTACCTGCTCCACAAGGTCTACGCCGAAGCCTCAAAGGTGAACCTGAGCGCTTCCTCGCTGTTATCTCCCTATTTCCTGACAGCAGTTCTGACGGGTTTCGTGGCGTACCTCCTCTACACCGCCCTCTGGTACGTTTACGTTCACCACGCCTCGGGAGTTTCGTTCAGAAGAACGCTGCTGGCGACGCTCTCGGGAACGTACTTGGGGTTCTCCCTCAACAGCGCCGTTGGAGTTCTCGTTAAAGTCAGACTCCTCGGAACGGACTACTGGTACACGATGGGTGTCGGTCTTCTTGCGATAGCAACCGAGTTCCTCGCGGGCCTGCTGTTAATCGCGTTCATCGGGAAAAATCCGATAGCATTAACCATCGCCGGAGCCCTTCTCGTGGCGATTATTTTTGACAGAGTGGCCTACTACTTCTTATACCCGTTGTTCTGGGCAATTAAAAAGCTCCAAACTCTCGAAAAGATGTATTCTGGCTGGCACAGGGCCAGGGGAGAGCTCAAAACTGTTCTTCTAGCGATAGCCGTTGGAATGCTCCTAGCAGTTGCGAACTCAACGGCGCTGTACCTGACGGCAAGAACTTTTGGAGTGGGAGAAAACTACATCAAGTTCCTTGAAGCGGTGCTGTACTCAAACTTTCTCGGTGGGCTTCTTGGAACTCCCGGGGGGATTGGAGCGAACGAGCTTGGAGTAACGCTCGCCATCGGCGACAGTCCAACTGCAATCGTTGTGGCGTTTCTCTACAAGTTCATAACCCAGTACGCCTACGCAATCGTTGGGGCAGTCGCATTTTACCGCCTCGTGGCGGGCGAGGTTAAAGCTAATTAAGCACATCACCTTAATGGTTAATAATCATCAGGCATCTGGTGAACAACATGGAAAAGGAAGGGGTTCTTGGGGAGATTGACAGGCGGATAAAGCGCCTCCAGGCAGAGATAGAGATAGCCGAGACAGGATTAAGGAGAATTGAGGAGCTCGGGGCCAGGGCAAAGGGGCCGGAGGTGAAGGACTACTCCCCCTATTACCTCGCGGGAATGCTCCTCTGGTTCGCAATAGGCCTCGTCCTCCTCGTGGTCATCTCAAGGAGGGCCCCCTCAGGTGTTAAGATACCCACCGGGCTCTACGCGCTGATGATTATCGCCTTCAGCGTGCCCCTTGCCTACTACCTCCTGACCCGGGAGAGGAAGGAAGAACCGGGAAAGGACCTGCTTGAGAGGGAAAGAATGGCAAGGCTTGTTCTCAAGGCCTTCTACGAGCCCCTGAGAAGGGCCGTGGAAAGGGACGACAGGAAGGCCCTCGAAACCCTCGCGGATGAGCTCCTGAGGAATCCCCCGCTCGCGAGCGCAATCGAGAGGCTCGGTGAGGGCGACCCGAAGGTCATCGCCTACGCCCTGCTCCTCTACGCGAACTTCAGGGACGGCCTTGAGAACGAGGTTGCGGAAACCGTGGAAAGGATTCACAACAAGCCCGTAAAGGCCCTCCTCCAGTCCCTGCTCAAGCCGAAAGGTTATAACGGTGAAGGGCGCTCGATAGAGGGGGAAGACCATGAGGTTTGAAGTTCTCACCAAGGACGATATGAACGCCCTCTCGCGCGAGCTCAGCAGGGCGGGAATAATGAACAGGACGAAGGAAGAAACCAGGGCCGAGATTGAGCACTACGTT
This genomic interval carries:
- a CDS encoding proton-conducting transporter transmembrane domain-containing protein is translated as MISLAPATAMGLAFLIVLLDTLKVRGWPVRLAFLTGAVLPGLVLLLSDPVEVVGGWDRRAGIEVAFTPLNAPFLVGEGVLFLFVALYAVSYFREDGRYAKVLSLLLLMHAGLMGAFVARDLFNFYIYSEIASVSAFALVALPGKEARRAAFKYLIVSLLASYLFVFAVGIIYMETGYLNVALIAENAVESRELSVALGIALSALLLKAGIFPLHSWLPDAHSMAPTPVSAMLSGALVKAPAYGMVLLISSLPSGEALRTALLAVAVASLFFGVAMALLQKNAKRLLAYHTVSQMGYVLLGIASLNFLGAAYYAMAHSIFKGGLFLGVGSLAGERKELGTFGYRGDHFLSISIIALSLAIGGVSPLVGAYGKGLLYENLDGLWKLAVPAGSVGTLASFTKLNAHLAAKRAGKIPLRLKVPVFGLALAAIAGGVYLNPHPNPKDTLYLALAVALFLLLRRAGLLGIKGAEKGGEIGEEINRLVAGLVAFVVLLSLIQGL
- a CDS encoding ACT domain-containing protein — its product is MRHYEIVKIRRNGVVEIPTEYAYELGLLEGAYFLVEIDTDLKEVHLERIALPGKRLAEVELVVEDRPGVLAKISGLFGRHGVNILFSESEELSAIGLAGIVAVVDVSGVESLDDLRSELEALPEVKEVLLKPLD
- a CDS encoding cation:proton antiporter; amino-acid sequence: MQIIGYVFIIIAFARLLAEGFERLGYPGFLGEITAGMILSAVLINMPRDQMELMAELGLFFLMISAGLEVTPEELHYAGRITVPLYALTYLVMFAVTLPFTGWTVSSDNIISAAILSTASAPIVVRLKRFFGEDFLHVALSYAVISEIMGLLIVYMVVRFHESPGHYEMILSSIIKDALFVGAILYANYLLGIKQKVRIIRFLRRLKSDEAVFGLFMVFSTSLAFISEEIGMHFSIGGFLAGLMMHSDLVGTKQYDRLTTIVSGVTYGIFAPIFFAWRGLNFETELSFVVIEFFVAIYIVRLALSTMAVRKTDLPTSIVRGAGIASFGVLGLLMGEIGFVSGVLSEHMYAMSSLASVLGIFTSATLGRLVNQRTSKNPGSLT
- a CDS encoding pyruvoyl-dependent arginine decarboxylase, which gives rise to MSWTTPKRAFIGAAAAEGGTKLNAFDNALLKLGIGNVNLVKLSSVIPAHIEWMDKVHDVPIGMLLPTVYAHIESDEPGMTISAALGVGISKNNEGGLIYEYAGYCTKEEAERIVKKMVEEGFANRGWELAEFKVASAEITVKDKPAAAIAVVVMFPY
- the speE gene encoding polyamine aminopropyltransferase, translated to MGYSEEERAFIEWYPRGYGVGFKVKERLFETQTKYQRLELYQTEGFGKLLVLDGTVQLVEIGEESYHEVLVHPVMLAHPNPKRVLIIGGGDGGTLREVLRHESVEKATMVEIDEMVVEVSRIYLGIDRGAFDDPRAELIIGDGVKYLKETEERFDVIIVDSTDPVGPAKLLFSEEFYRSAYEKLNEKGLYITQAGSVYLFTNELLDAYKAMKKVFDRVYYFSFPVIGYASPWSFLVGVKGDLDFRKVDVSRAPEKLYYYDPERHETLFQMPKYVRELLEKE
- a CDS encoding lysylphosphatidylglycerol synthase domain-containing protein; this encodes MNWRKPATLLLTVAITAYLLHKVYAEASKVNLSASSLLSPYFLTAVLTGFVAYLLYTALWYVYVHHASGVSFRRTLLATLSGTYLGFSLNSAVGVLVKVRLLGTDYWYTMGVGLLAIATEFLAGLLLIAFIGKNPIALTIAGALLVAIIFDRVAYYFLYPLFWAIKKLQTLEKMYSGWHRARGELKTVLLAIAVGMLLAVANSTALYLTARTFGVGENYIKFLEAVLYSNFLGGLLGTPGGIGANELGVTLAIGDSPTAIVVAFLYKFITQYAYAIVGAVAFYRLVAGEVKAN